A genomic region of Nostoc sp. UHCC 0702 contains the following coding sequences:
- a CDS encoding homocysteine biosynthesis protein: MRTIAEINEKINRQRAAVLTIEELKARVAEVGVTKVAKEVDVITTGTFEPMESSGAIINLGHTDPPIKIRRCWIDGVPAYAGFGAVDLYLGASCAVDTMDGEEVRERGGGHVIEDLIAGKPIHIKAQGQVTDCYPRATFETTVTSDTINQFYLFNPRNLYQNFIVGVNGGDRPLFTYLGPLQPRLANAVYSNPGAVSPLLNDPDLQLIGIGTRIFLGGGIGYVAWEGTQHFPLQKRLANRTPIGPAATLALIGDAKQMDARWVRGCYFKSYGPSLMLGVGVPLPVLNQEVIERCAVQDKDLVAPIVDFSIPRRVRPTFGLVSYAQLKSGRITIEGKTVRVAPLASMLYSRQIAIELKQWIEAGTFTLTEPVSPIPIERSFLPQDRWTDF, translated from the coding sequence ATGCGAACAATTGCAGAAATTAACGAAAAAATTAACCGTCAACGTGCGGCAGTGCTAACGATTGAAGAATTAAAAGCACGAGTTGCAGAAGTTGGTGTCACCAAAGTTGCCAAAGAAGTTGATGTGATTACTACTGGCACTTTCGAGCCGATGGAATCAAGTGGTGCAATTATTAATCTTGGACACACTGATCCCCCAATCAAAATTCGCCGATGCTGGATAGATGGTGTTCCGGCATACGCTGGTTTTGGAGCTGTAGATTTATATTTGGGTGCTAGTTGTGCCGTGGACACAATGGATGGAGAAGAAGTCCGGGAACGCGGCGGTGGTCATGTGATAGAAGATTTGATAGCAGGCAAACCCATACATATAAAGGCCCAAGGACAAGTAACAGACTGTTATCCACGGGCAACTTTTGAAACAACAGTTACTTCCGACACGATAAATCAGTTTTATTTATTTAATCCGCGCAATCTCTATCAAAATTTTATTGTGGGGGTAAATGGAGGCGATCGCCCACTTTTTACTTATCTGGGCCCATTACAACCGCGTTTAGCAAATGCAGTTTACTCTAATCCCGGTGCTGTTTCTCCCCTACTCAATGACCCCGATTTGCAACTGATTGGCATTGGTACAAGGATTTTCTTGGGCGGTGGTATTGGTTATGTTGCTTGGGAAGGTACTCAGCACTTCCCTTTACAAAAGCGCTTAGCTAATCGTACACCCATTGGCCCAGCTGCGACTTTAGCTTTAATTGGTGATGCCAAACAAATGGATGCTCGTTGGGTGCGGGGTTGTTACTTTAAAAGTTATGGGCCTTCCTTGATGTTAGGCGTAGGTGTGCCATTACCGGTATTAAATCAAGAAGTAATTGAACGCTGTGCAGTTCAAGACAAAGATTTGGTAGCGCCAATAGTAGACTTTTCTATTCCTCGGCGCGTCCGTCCCACCTTTGGGTTGGTGAGTTACGCCCAACTGAAATCTGGGCGTATCACCATTGAGGGTAAAACAGTGCGGGTTGCTCCCCTTGCCAGTATGCTTTATTCTCGACAAATCGCCATAGAGTTAAAACAGTGGATTGAAGCAGGCACTTTTACCCTCACAGAGCCAGTTTCTCCGATTCCTATAGAGCGATCGTTTCTACCCCAAGACAGGTGGACGGATTTTTAA
- a CDS encoding transposase translates to MKTSYQYRLKPTKEQIKIIDNTLDMLRCQYNYQLAQRFDWYEQNRCSIDRCSLVVCHIPELKDKPNRFSQQATLTQLKKNRPWYKGIHSQVLQEVPKKVERAFDRWLKGDANGKKSGRPRFKGLGQYKTFTYPQFKKEHFVNNKITLSKIGTVQVIVHRQIPQGFDIKTVSVTKKSNGYYVTLSLEDQTVPTIQPNFDANNIVGIDVGLIDFIVTSDNERIAAPKFLRKAERQLKSAQRRVCRRKKGSNRREKAIKKLGIQHKKVADTRKDFHFKTAKKILSEYDVVVVEKLNIKELAKTRLAKSINDAGWGQFVTILSSKAENAGLKLIAVNPNGTSQECSGCGHQVRKPLSQRMHNCPSCHASLCRDLNAAVNIKNRGAHGLKAQNMSSMRSL, encoded by the coding sequence GTGAAAACATCCTACCAATACCGCTTAAAGCCTACTAAGGAACAAATAAAAATAATTGACAACACATTAGATATGTTGCGTTGCCAATACAACTATCAGCTTGCTCAAAGGTTTGATTGGTATGAGCAAAACCGTTGTTCTATTGATAGATGCTCACTTGTTGTTTGCCATATTCCAGAATTGAAAGACAAGCCAAACCGTTTTAGCCAACAAGCAACATTAACCCAACTCAAAAAAAATAGACCTTGGTATAAAGGTATTCATTCTCAGGTATTACAAGAAGTGCCTAAGAAGGTTGAAAGAGCTTTTGATAGGTGGTTAAAAGGTGACGCTAATGGCAAAAAATCGGGTAGACCTAGATTCAAAGGATTAGGGCAGTACAAGACTTTCACTTATCCCCAGTTCAAGAAAGAACATTTTGTGAACAACAAAATTACTCTTTCAAAGATTGGTACGGTTCAAGTTATTGTTCATCGTCAAATACCTCAAGGGTTTGACATCAAAACCGTGTCTGTTACTAAAAAATCAAACGGTTATTATGTCACTCTAAGTCTTGAAGATCAAACAGTTCCGACGATTCAGCCAAACTTTGATGCTAATAATATTGTTGGTATTGATGTTGGCTTGATTGATTTTATTGTTACGTCAGACAATGAAAGAATAGCTGCACCCAAGTTTCTGCGAAAAGCTGAACGTCAGCTAAAATCAGCACAGCGCCGGGTTTGTCGTAGAAAGAAAGGCTCTAACCGACGCGAAAAAGCTATCAAAAAGTTGGGTATTCAGCACAAGAAAGTAGCTGATACTCGCAAAGATTTCCATTTCAAAACAGCTAAAAAGATTCTAAGTGAATATGATGTTGTAGTTGTTGAGAAGTTGAATATCAAGGAACTTGCTAAAACAAGATTGGCTAAAAGTATAAACGATGCCGGTTGGGGACAGTTTGTAACCATACTTTCAAGCAAAGCCGAAAACGCTGGTTTGAAACTAATAGCTGTAAACCCAAACGGCACTAGTCAAGAATGTTCTGGCTGCGGTCACCAAGTCAGAAAGCCGCTATCTCAAAGAATGCACAATTGTCCTAGTTGTCATGCAAGTTTGTGCAGAGATTTGAACGCGGCGGTAAACATAAAGAACCGTGGGGCGCACGGTTTGAAAGCTCAAAATATGTCCTCAATGAGGAGTCTTTGA
- the tnpA gene encoding IS200/IS605 family transposase has product MKNYFVSKGRSVSDLKVHLVLVTKYRRKAFTAQMLTRLNTIVEELLEKWDCKLIEFNGEQDHVHMLFQYYPDVELSKLVNNLKSVSSRKLRQEFPEHLEQFYWKDVFWSGSYFVASCGGVTVSTLRKYIEAQEMPEKKA; this is encoded by the coding sequence ATGAAAAATTATTTTGTTTCCAAAGGTCGATCCGTTAGCGATCTAAAAGTTCACCTAGTCTTAGTAACCAAATATCGACGTAAAGCTTTCACAGCACAGATGCTAACCAGGCTGAATACTATAGTTGAGGAATTGTTAGAAAAGTGGGATTGTAAGTTGATTGAGTTCAACGGAGAACAAGACCATGTACATATGCTTTTTCAATACTATCCAGACGTTGAACTTAGCAAGTTGGTCAATAATTTGAAGTCAGTATCATCCAGGAAATTACGCCAAGAATTCCCAGAACACTTAGAACAGTTTTACTGGAAAGATGTATTTTGGAGTGGTTCGTATTTTGTTGCCAGTTGTGGAGGAGTTACAGTTTCGACTCTTAGAAAATATATTGAAGCTCAAGAAATGCCAGAAAAAAAGGCTTGA